Sequence from the Gadus chalcogrammus isolate NIFS_2021 chromosome 21, NIFS_Gcha_1.0, whole genome shotgun sequence genome:
CACTAGAGGACTGTGAGCTCTAGAGGCTACAGACTAGAGTTCTTTGAGCTCTAGAGACGAGAGTTTGGTAAGCACTTTATACTTTGCTAGTCTATTCCTCACAAGCATGAGCTGATTCCATTTCCCTCGACCAATGAGCTGCTGTCCCGCCCCCAGCCGGCCCCCTCACCCTATTGGACCAGTGTGCCTTCGAGACGGACAGCGTGTGCGGGATGATCCAGAGCCCCTCTGACGACGCAGACTGGGTCCACACCGGCAGCCGGCCGGGGGCGGAGGACCACACCCTGATGGGCCGCTGCAGAGGTGCACCACCCGACGGGTCTCCTGCTGCTACGTCACCACTAAACCACACCTCCAAACTACTACGCCACTAAACTACACCTTACTGCTACGTCACCAATAAACTGCACATCCCAACTACAACACCACTAAACGACACCACTAAACTACACCTAACTGCTACGTCACCACTAAACTGCACATCCCAACTACCACAACACTAAACTACACCTCCCCACCACTAAACTACACCACTAAACTACACCTCCTAACTACTAACCGCTATACTACACCTAACAACTACTACACCACTAAACTACACCTCCCCACCACTAAACTACACCTCCGTCTACTAACCACCTAACTACACCCTAAATACTACACCACTAAACTAAACCATCAGGTGATGTGTGATGTCATCGTGATGTCATCGTGACGTCATGATGACGTCTTCTCGCTGTCTCCAGACGCCGGTCACTTCATGTACTTCGACACGTCGTCGGGCCCCCCCCAGACCTCCGCCCTGCTGGAGTCCCGGACCCTCTACCCCCGCAGGAAGGGCCAGTGCCTGCAGTTCTTCTACAAGATGACCGGAGACCCCCAGGACCGCCTGGTGGTCTGGCTCAGGGAGGACGACGGCACCGGCACCATCCGCAAGATGAGGAAGGTCCACACCTTCCACGGTGAGGCCCTGGGAGAGGCCTAGGGGGGCCTGGTGCTTCACAGGCCTGGACTCAGCACTGGGAGGGTCAGTACTGGGAGGGACTCTGTACTGGGAGGGACTCTGTACTGGGTCCTGGGGCGGGACTCTGTACCGGGTCCTGGGGCGGACTCTGTACCGGGTCCTGGGGCGGACTCTGGACTGGGTCCTGAGGCGGACTCTGTACTGGGTCCTGGGGCGGACTCTGTACTGGGTCCTGGGGCGGACTCTGTACTGGGTCCTGGGGCGGACTCTGTACTGGGTCCTGGGGCGGGACTCTGTACTGGGTCCTGGGGCGGGACTCTGTACTGGGTCCTGGGGCGGGACTCTGTACTGGGTCCTGGGGCGGGACTCTGTACTGGGTCCTGGGGCGGGACTTTGTACTGGGTCCTGGGCGGACTCTGTACTGGGTCCTGGGGCGGACTCTGTACTGGGTCCTAGTCTGATGAGACATTTCTGATGAACACATTTGAAGGGTTTGAGAGGGtcttaagggttagggtctaggCAGCTAGGACAGGGGTTAGGGTCTAGGCAGCTAGGACAGGGGTTAGGGTCTAGGCAGCTAGGACAGGGTCTAGGAGGCTAGGACAGGGTCTAGGAGACTAGGGCAGAGTTTAGGGTCTAGGCAGCTAGGACAGGGGTTAGGGTCTAGGATGCTAGGTCAGGGTCTAGGGTCTAGGAGGCAAGTCAGGGTCTAGGAGACTAGGGTCTAGGCAGCTAGGACATGGTTTAGGGTCTAGGAGGCTAGGACAGGGTCTAGGGTCCAGGAGGCTAAGGCAGAGTCTAGGGTCTAGGAGGCTAGGACAGGGGTTAGGATCTAGGAGGCTAGGACAGGGTGTAGGGCCTAGGCAGCTAGTGGTCCTTGTTGTGATCAGACGTTCACAGACCCTTCCTGTTTCCTCTAGCCGACTCCGACCACTCCTGGAAGATCGCTCACGTGTCCGTGGCGTCGACGGTGAAGTTCCGCTACTCGCTCCAGGCGGTGCGGGGCGGGGCCATGGCCGCGCCGGGCGGCGTGTTCTTGGACGACGTGGCGCTGACGGAGACGGCCTGCCCCGCCGCCGTCTGGCGGATCCAGAACTTCTCCCGCATCATGGAGGGGCcggacgccaccatccccatcaACAGCCCGCCCTTCTACAGCCCCGAGGGGTACGCCTTCGGCGTGCAAGTCGTACCGCGCTCCACTTACAGTGACTACAGCGGCGACTACACCGGGCTGTACTTCCACCTGGTCAGCGGCGACAACGACGTGGTGATGGACTGGCCGGCTGTGAACCGGCAGGCCCGACTGGTGGTGATGGACCAGGACCCCGACGTCACCCAGAGGATGTCCACCGCACGCAGCCTCACCACCGACATGAAGACCAGTGAGTCCCCACTGCAGGGTctacaggatgtgtgtgtatcaacTCTGTAGTAGTGAGGACCAGTGAGTCTCCACTGCAGGGTctacaggatgtgtgtgtatcaacTCTGTAGTAGTGAGGACCAGTGAGTCCCCACTAAGCAAGAActacaggatgtgtgtgtgtgtcagttactGTGTTACTCTACATCATTACTTATGATGTCTTTCATGTGTCAGTAATTCTAAGGACTCCATGAACTCTAGATAATACCTCAGAGTGGGAGGCTTATTCCGGGGATATGGCGCTTGCTAGCCGCTAGCTACGGCGCTTGCTAGCCGTCAGCTATGGTGCTTGCTAGCCCCTAGCTTCGGCTCTTGCTAGCCGCTAGCTTCGGCGCTTGCTAGCTGCTAGCTTCGGCGCTTGCTAGCCGTCAGCTATGGCGCTTGCTAGCCCCTAGCTTCGGCTCTTGCTAGCCACTAGCTACGGCGCTTGCTAGCCGCTAACTGCGGCTAGAAGACCCCCTTACGTCTGCGTTCTTCCCTCCCAGTGGCCGACGGGAGGCTGATGTGGGACGAACCGTCCAAGGTGGGCACGCTGGACCCGGCGTGCGGATGCTACCGCGGGCCGTCCTGGGGGTGGAGCAACTTTGTGAAGCACTTCGACCTGCGGCGCCGTAGCTACCTGAAGAACGACGACCTCATCATCCTCTTGGACTTTGAGGGTGAGACGCGCACGCTGTGAGACGGGTGGTTTGGGGTCTGACGGGATAGGACAGAcaggaggcagacagacgggtaggaCAATGATgggaagagagacaggtcagagaGACGGACAAGTTCAAACAGGTAACAGACTGACAGGTAGCAGACAGGCCGGTAGCAGACAGGCTggtagcagacagacaggtagcagACAGGCCGGTAGAAGACAGGCCGGTAGCAGACAGGCCggtagcagacagacaggtagcagacagacaggtagcagacagacaggtagcagACAGGCCGGTAGAAGACAGAcaggtgcagacagacaggtagcagacagacaggtagcagACAGGCCgctagcagacagacaggtagcaaAAAGGCTGGTAGCAGATAGACAGGTAGCAGACAGGCCGGTAGAAAACAGACAggtagcagacagacaggtagcagACAGGCCGGTAGAAGACAGGCCggtagcagacagacaggtagcagAGAGGCCGGTAGCTGACAGACAGGTAGCGAAGGTTTTGGGTTCCTGTGTTGAAAAGAGATTTGATGATCTCTGTTTCTGCAGACATAACGTCCATGGTGAATACAGAGGTCCCCATACAGCCCATGGAGGTGTAGgaggtaaaacacacacacacacacacacacacacacacacacacacacacacacacacacacacacacacacacacacacacacacacacacacacacacacacacacacacacacacacacactctctgatcatgtcattttgttgtgttttttttcaccagatCCCAGAATTGTTTCTGTGGCAGCGAAACCAGACGTGTTGCTCtttgacacacaacacacaaataatGTAAATCTATCGAccaataatttttttaaatacatctaCAAAGGCAAATCATGTGCATACATGTAGAGTGTTTCTGTGGGATCCGGGCCTAGAAACATGATGGCTCTGGGTCCAGAAACATGATGTGGAGCTGAGTCAAGATGGATCTGGACTCCTAAATCTGAACCtaaatgtcttgtttttctTCTCCTGGTGTAGAATGAGGAGGGTTGAAGTGTTACTACAGAGTTATGTGTTCTCTCCACTGATTAAACCTCAATAAAGGGTTAATGATTCTTCTGTTGCCCTGCAGTCCTTCTACAGAACATCTCAGGGCCAAGGGAATCAGATTATTCCTACCACCCCCTTCAGACACATGTAACAGCCAATCGTATTGCTCCAAAGGGGCAGGAatcaaaacattaaaataagacCATAAATAAAAGATGCTAAGAGAAGAAATACACCAGAGCAGATATGCATATGAATAAAAGCTGTGGCAAACGTTTGAATCCCTgattttaaaggggacctatatTCGACTTTTATGGCCTATAAACGTTGTTCTAATGATTGatggtcatgtttaaccatactaaagggtcaaataatgacgtacatgcatttcgacgtattccctgctgacagtctggggtggctgtgcagagcgctaaacactcgggacaacgtttgcgattcacttgttcacatttccgggaaatcatctacgtagaggcactcctgccgcgcccccatatgcctggtcaaatctgcccgcgcgcgcgcttcaaggaaggtaaccaatcacaacggagttgggttggcaggaggggggcgagggggcggagaaggacgaaaccgagcgttgacagagaatgctgaaagcgcccagatgagaggaagagtttcccgaaaatctacatcgttttttgtgtatggttaaacatgacgatcaatcattataacaacgctcataggtcataaaagtcgaaaaagcataatagttCCCCTTTAAATAAAGCTCAGAACTCCGACGTCGTGGAAGTTTCCAACTCAAAGAAAAACCTCCCCATGCAGGGTTGTGGGTTCAACCCCCGGGAACAACAAGACCTTTGGCTCTAGCGATGGGCCCAGTGTCCCCTGAGCCAGGCACTAAATCTAATTTAGTCCTTGGTTTCTCTGGATAAAGGGTGGAGAAAACACTGTAAAGCGTTGACCTTTGACTCCAGGCTCTACCCACGTGTCCACAGTTCAGACTCGGCAGGTTTTTACTGACAAGGTGAACGCCATCTCAGCACCTTCAGGTGCTGAGATGGCGTGTCCTTTGTGTCCTTTGATGGGTTAATCTAAACAATATTAATCAGCGGAATTCAAAAACTGAAGCTGGTTGTGCTTTTTGTGCCCAGTATAATGTAATGCTTTTAATATAATGCAGCAGAATAATAAGATGAGGTCAAACAATAATTTTATTATAAAAAGCCTTCAAAGCATTTGTTTGGTTGGGTTGTTTATTGGGATTGATTAACTTTATCTCTCTTAAATTAGATTCTTATCAGCCTCACACTCGACTAGTTATTCATAACACCGTTCAGCCATTAAAGACAGCTCATTAAAGATGATTTAGTGCCTTTCATCTGTTTAAAATGCTGACTATGAGGACCCCGATGTAGaggttataaaatacataataaaGGAAGGTTAGCCAGATAAGCATCAATCTGATAAGACAGGATGAAGGTACAGAAGAGCTACGCTAGTGAAGGTGAGAGGCGACAGTAGCTCAGAACGGGTTGACTATTCACCGGGAGGATGCTAGTTGGATccccggagtgtcgaggtgtccctgagcaagacacctgagCCTGACtgttcctgacgagctggctgtcgccttgcgtggtcgactctgccttcggtgtgtgaatgtgtgaataaatggttgtaagtcactttggatgaaagcgtcagcagaatcccctaaatgtaaaatgggAACAGATGAGCAACGTTAGCTTCCAGGTGAATGTGAATGTACAGGTGATCTCCAGGTGACCTGCATTAGCATCAGGTGAATGTGATGGTACAGGTGATCTCCAGCTGAGCTGCATTAGCATCAGGTGAATGTGAAGGTACAGGTGATCTCCAGGTGAGCTGCATTAGCATCAGGTGAATGTGAAGGTACAGGTGAGCTACATAAGCGTGCACCGCCTCCCTGTTACTCATTACGGGCGCAGATTGCCCGATCAAAGTTTGCGTCTCTTTATGAGATGTTGGCGCGATAAGCAGAGCATCGTTCCACTCAGCCTCCGGACTTCAACATGGGCGCTGCGTGGAGGAGCTCTCCCCTGCTGGGGCTTCTGCTGCTACTGAAGGTACCCCAGCCTTACAGCCTAAACCCTGTGCCCTTTAACGGGTTTGCCGACCTGCGACTGACTGCTCTCTTATCTTCCAGGTGCATGCCGCCCCCCAGGGCTACGGTCGGTACAGAGGGGGCAATGGTTCATCTTCTCAACTTACTGCACGCAAACCCAACTGTTTTCTGAGGTAGtgttgtttgtgattgtgtatttttgtgtgggtttttgtctgtttgtgtttgtgtgtgtgtgtgtgcgtttgtgtgtgtctgtgtatgtgtttttgtggttgTCAGGAGGGGATGCAGATAAAGGAGAACTACGGGACGACATTCCAGAGATCAACAGAGGTCTGCTAACTACCTTaacttaactaactaactaacttaaCTTAGCTCTATTCTAACTTCACTCTCTCAGCTCGGCCGGTGTGGTTCTGACCGCTCTTGGCTTCGTTTTGTGTTTCTGCAGATCTCGATCACCTGTTCCAGGGAGACATCGCCGGGGATGTGAGTGAATCCTAGACACAGATCTTTGTTTACTGTCGTTGTTGTTTGGTCAGTTTGTCTGGAGGATGGCCTGTAATGTGGTCGTTTGTATGGgtggatgtttgtgtttctaaggttttattagtgctgtcagttaaacgcgttattatcagcgttaacgcaaaccaattttaacggcgttaatttttttattgcgcgattaacacacattttttaaaaatatatatatatatttaatatatatttttctttggctcaaaacaaaaaagcagtagcctgactgctatgttcaaggcagtatgtttgtatgttcatcgtttaattgcactataggcttttttttttgtatcgtcctgttttgatcagtatatgccaatgttgttatcaataaaaaaacatttgcacaaggcaagccgatgcacttctccatgttgataagagcattaaaatgagaaaaattaatgggacaaagaaatcaagggatatttagcatagaaaaaaagtaagttaaccatgacattaatgcgattaatcgcgattaaatattttaatcgcttgacagccctagttttTATATAtgttgtgcatgtttttgtttcCAGCCCAGGAggttgtgtatatgtatattgtgttatgttgtgtatgtttgtgtttattgtgttgcattgtgttatatgttgtgtttgtttgtgtctccaGCCCCGGAGGAACGCCATCCTGAACGAGACGATGCGCTGGACCTTCCCCatcccctacctcctcaccgACTCCCTCGGTGAGCGGACACTAACCCGTGACACTAACCCGTGACACCAACCCGTGAGCACGCCGTCCCCATCCCCCCCTGACCGCTGTCGCCCCCACAGACCTGAACGCCAAGGGGGTGATCCTGCAGGCCATGGAGGCCTACCGCCTCAAGTCCTGCGTGGACTTCAAACCCTACGAAGGAGAAGCCTCATACCTGTCCTTCACCAAGCTGTCCGGGTAGGGGCCCTCAACTACACAACCTGCAACACCAGCACTTCACTACGCCTTTCACCCTGCAACACCAGCACCTTAAACTACGCAACCTGCAACACCAGCACCTTAAACTACGCACCACAACCTGCAACACCAGCACCTTAAACTACGCACCACAACCTGCAACACCAGCACCTTAAACTACGCAACCTGCAACACCAGCACCTTAAACTACGCACCACAACCTGCAACACCAGCACCTTAAACTGCACATTATAAACTGCAACACCAGCACTTCACTACGCCCTTCACCCTGCAACACCAGCACCTTAAACTACGCACCACAACCTGCAACACCAGCACCTTAAACTACGAACCACAACCTGCAACACCAGCACCTTAAACTACGCAACCTGCAACACCAGCACATTAAACTACGCACCACAACCTGCAACACCAGCACCTTAAACTACGCAACCTGCAACACCAGCACCTTAAACTACGCACCACAACCTGCAACACCAGCACCTTAAACTACGCACCACAACCTGCAACACCAGCACCTTAAACTACGCACCACAACCTGCAACACCAGCACCTTAAACTACACACTTCACCCTGCAACACCAGCACCTTAAACTGCGCATTATAAACTGCAACACCAGCACTTTAAACTACGCAACCTGCAACACCAGCACCGTAAACTATGCAGCTTAACCTACAACTCCTGCACCTTAAACTATGCACTTTTACACCAGCACCTTAAACTACGCAGTTTAAGCTGCAACACCACTAAAGAAGAGTTATAagagttaaaaacataaagccCGTAATACCACGGTACCCGTCTCCCAGTACCGGTCTCCCAGTACCGGTGTCACAGAACCAGTCTCCTGGTATCCACCTCACAGCAGCTGTCCTCCCCAGGTGCTGGTCCTTCGTGGGGGACCTGAAGGAGGGCCACGCCCAGGGCCAGAACGTGTCCATCGGGGCTGGCTGCGACACACGCGCCGTCGTGGAGCACGAGCTGCTGCACGCGTTGGGCTTCTACCACGAGCAGTCCCGCGCCGACCGGGACAACTACGTCCACATCGCGTGGGACCAGATCCTGGAAGGTCTGTGGAACCTCCCTAAAACTAGGTCAGGTTAGGTAGACGATTGCAGGTTAGTTACACTAGACTAGAGCAGGTTAGTTAGACTAGAGTAGGTTAGTTAGAATATGCTAGGTCGGGTGAGTTACACTAGACTAGAGCAGGTTAGTTAGACTAGAGTAGGTTAGTTAGACTAGAGTAGGTTAGTTAGCCTAGACTAGAGTAGGTTAGTTACACTAGACTAGAGCGGGTTAGTTACACAAGAGCAGGTTAGTTACACTAGACTAGAGTCGGTTAGTTACACTAGACTAGAGCGGGTTAGTTAGACTAGAGTAGGTTAGTTAGCCTAGACTAGAGTAGGTTAGTTGCACTAAACTAGAGCGGGTAAGTTACACTAGAGCAGGTTAGTTAGACTAGAGTAGGTTAGTTAGCCTAGACTAGAGTAGGTTAGTTACACTAGACTAGAGCGGGTTAGTTACACAAGAGCAGGTTAGTTACACTAGACTAGAGTCGGTTAGTTACACTAGACTAGAGCGGGTTAGTTAGACTAGAGTAGGTTAGTTAGCCTAGACTAGAGTAGGTTAGTTGCACTAAACTAGAGCGGGTAAGTTACACTAGAGCAGGTTAGTCAGACTAGACTAGAGTAGGTTAGTTACACTAGACTAGAGAGGGTTAGTTAGACTAGACTAGAGTAGGTTAGTTACACTAAACTAGAGCGGGTAAGTTACACTAGAGCAGGTTAGTCAGACTAGACTAGAGTAGGTTAGTTACACTAGACTAGAGCGGGTTAGTTAGATTAGACTAGAGTAGGTTAGTTACACTAGACTAGAGCAGGTTAGTTCGACTAGAGTAGGTTAGTTAGCCTAGACTAGAGTAGTTTAGTTACACTAGACTACAGTAGGTTAGTTAACTAGACTAGAGCGGGTTAGTTGTAAGGTTGTCCTGTGTCCTCCCAGAATAGAGCGGTGGTTGTACAGCAGAACGTTCCTGACAGCAGAATGTTCCTAACAGCAGAACGTTCCTAACAGCAGAACGTTCCTAACAGCAGAACGTTCCTAACAGCAGAACGTTCCTGACAGCAGAACGTTCCTAACAGCAGAACGTTCCTAACAGCAGAACGTTCCTGACAGCAGAACGTTCCTGACAGCAGAACGTTCCTGACAGCAGAACGTTCCTGACAGCAGAACGTTCCTGACAGCAGAACGTTCCTGTCAGCAGAACGCTCCTGACAGCAGAACGTTCCTGACAGCAGAACGTTCCTAACAGCAGAACGTTCCTGACAGCAGAATGTTCCTGACAGCAGAACGTTCCTGACCCGTTCTCCCTGCAGGGAAGGAGCACAACTTCAACAAGTACGAGGACGACTTCATCACAGACCTGAACACGGCGTACGACTACGAGTCCATCATGCACTACCGACCGTTCTCCTTCAACAAGGACCCCTTGGtgcccaccatcaccaccgccaTCCCTGCCTTCAACGCCCTCATCGGCCAGCGCCTCGACTTCAGCGCCACCGACCTCACCCGGCTCAACCGCATGTACGACTGTGGtgagtgcgcacacacacacacacacacaagcgcacgcacgTATCCATGCAGGAAACTCTAGATTATGATTATTCGGGAATACGATATTCTACATTCTAAAGACATAGGGGATTATCAGGACATAGAGGATTATCAGGACATAGGGGTTTATCAGGACATAGAGGATTATCAGGACATAGGGGATTATCAGGACATAGAGGGTAATCAGGTCATAGGGGATTATCAGGACATAGGGGATTATCAGGACATAGGGGATTATCAGGACATAGGGGTTTATCAGGACATTGGGGTTTATCAGGACATAGGGGACTATCAAAACATAGGGGATTATCAGG
This genomic interval carries:
- the mep1a.1 gene encoding meprin A, alpha (PABA peptide hydrolase), tandem duplicate 1 — protein: MAMMKLLLLIGLASLTAAHSIPRFQDVYEVYPNGEDVNPLMNLGSKDNLVEGDILLPEGRNALVDTRYRWKFPIPYILGDDLDLNAKGCVHQAFEMYRLKSCVDFKPYEGEKTFIKFEKRGGCFSSVGDQQNGQILSLGDGCDHKAVIEHELLHALGFYHEQSRTDRDDYVDIWLDQVIPGMEHNFNKYNDDFITDQNTAYDYESIMHYRPFSFNKNDSAPTVTTKIPAFFNIIGQYLDFSRLDVLRLNRMYNCSGPLTLLDQCAFETDSVCGMIQSPSDDADWVHTGSRPGAEDHTLMGRCRDAGHFMYFDTSSGPPQTSALLESRTLYPRRKGQCLQFFYKMTGDPQDRLVVWLREDDGTGTIRKMRKVHTFHADSDHSWKIAHVSVASTVKFRYSLQAVRGGAMAAPGGVFLDDVALTETACPAAVWRIQNFSRIMEGPDATIPINSPPFYSPEGYAFGVQVVPRSTYSDYSGDYTGLYFHLVSGDNDVVMDWPAVNRQARLVVMDQDPDVTQRMSTARSLTTDMKTMADGRLMWDEPSKVGTLDPACGCYRGPSWGWSNFVKHFDLRRRSYLKNDDLIILLDFEDITSMVNTEVPIQPMEV